GCGCCAGCTTCTCTGACAGCAAATTCAACGGAGATAGTTTCTTTGATAAAACGGTTACTTTTCGTGGTGGTGTAGCACCTGCTGGTACTGATGCCTCTTGGTGGAAAGGTTGGACTTCATTCAAATAATTACAACGACGTCTATCCGTATAAAACCGCTGGTAATAGCCAGCGGTTTTTTTTATTTTTAAATAAAAGATCAATCATGCGATTACTGACTGGAATTTTAGGATTGTTACTGATTGTTAGTTGCCAACAGAAGAGCGCGATTACAACTACATTAGAGAAAGCCGATAGCATGACTATCCAGTTTTCCAACTCCACTACCAATAATTTAACAACGGATAAAACAGCTATTCAAAAGCTGGCCAATTTTATAGGGCATAAGGAAAAAGCATTGCCGCTGGAGTGTGAAGTAAAACCCAATGGTATGATCTTCTTTTATCAGAATGGGCAGCTGCAGGAGCAAGTGGCTTTTACCGATCTCTCACAAAAATGTCGCTACTTTATCATTACCATAAATGGCAAAACTATATATTCAGAAGTAGGGCATGAAGCGGCCGATCTTTTAACGGCAATACAGCAGGGGAAGAGCTCGTACTGAACCTCACCCCGGCCCTCTCCTAAAGGAGAGGGAGCGCCACCGCGCTGTGCCAGAAAATCAAACCTTTAATAAAGTAATGTCTTGTTGCCAAGCGGGCCTTTGTGCCACAGGTTTCTTCCCCTTCGGGGAGGCCGGCAGGGGCCGCTCACGTTTATGTCTCTCTACGCGCCCTTAGGGTAAAGCCAATCGTAGTCCCCACGCCTTCAGAGCTTCGTACATGAATGCTGTGGCCATGGGCCTCTATAATGTGTTTACAAATGGCGAGTCCCAAGCCGCTGCCCGCTACATCGCGGTTGCGGCCTGCATCTGTACGATAGAAACGTTCAAATATGCGGGGTAGGTGAGCGTCCGGAATACCCATACCATCATCACTGATCTCTATTAATATATTCTTGCCATCAGTATTGTACATACTGGCGGTGGTAGTGCCACCTTCTTTGCCATACTTAATGGAGTTGTCTACCAAGTTGGTAATAACCTGCCGGATCTTTTCCTTATCGGCGTATACGCCCAATGGCTGTTCACATCCTTTCTTAAAGGTGAAAGTAATATGGTGTTGTTCGGCTTTTAATGAAAGGGATTCAAATACTTCTTTTACCACATCCTGGATTACAAAGCCTTGTTTGTTAAGCTTGAGCTCACCACGCTCCAGGCGGGAGATCTCATCCAGATCTTGTATCAGGTTAACCAAACGCTCTACGTTGCGCGAGGCTTTCTGTAAAAAACGCGCATTGGTTTGCGGGTCTTCCATAGCACCTTGTAACAAGGTTTCAATGTATCCCTGAATGGCAAATACGGGTGTTTTAAATTCATGGGAGAGGTTCTGCAAAAACTCCTTGCGAAAGGACTCATTCCTTTTTAATATCTCAATCTCACGGCGTTGCTGCTCTCCCCAGGCTTCCACATCTTGGCGTACCTCGTCAATACTTTTTTGAGGCAGAATATGCTTGTAATACATTTCCTGCTTTTTGCTTGCCTTGGTGCGATAGATAAACTTATAGATGAGTTTTAACTTGCGGTAAATGAATTGCTGAATGATAGTGAAGATGAGGAAATAACTACCAGTAGTAATTAATACAAACGACACCGCAGCTTCAACCCAGTTTCCCTGCAGAAACCAGATACCCAGACTAATAGGGACAGAAAGTACAAAGGCGGTAAATGCCGCCAGCTGTTTAGGAGTTAGATTTTTTGTATTTAGCATGTAAGCTCAAACTTGTAGCCAACGCCTTTGACGGTGGTAATGCAATCTACACCCAATTTTTGTCTGATCTTACGAATGTGCACATCGATAGTGCGATCGCCTACAATTACATCATTACCCCATACCTGGCTCAGGATCTCATTGCGTAGAAACACACGCCCTGGCTTGGAAGCTAATAGATATAGCAGTTCAAACTCTTTCTTGGCCAATGTAAACTCCTGACCGTTATAGATAATAATAAAGCGTTCGGGGTCAATTTTCAGACCGTTCACTTCCACCACCTTGCTATCTGGTGTCTTAGCACGACGTAGTAAAGATTGCACCTTGGTAATGAAAACATTCGGACTTACTGGCTTGCTGATATAATCATCTGCTCCTGTAGTTAAGCCCTTTATTTGGGTGGCTTCATCATTCAATGCCGTAAGAAACATGATAAGGGTGTCCTTAAACTGGGGCTGGGCACGCATTATTTCGCACACCTGCATACCTGTTTT
This genomic interval from Flavisolibacter tropicus contains the following:
- a CDS encoding sensor histidine kinase, giving the protein MLNTKNLTPKQLAAFTAFVLSVPISLGIWFLQGNWVEAAVSFVLITTGSYFLIFTIIQQFIYRKLKLIYKFIYRTKASKKQEMYYKHILPQKSIDEVRQDVEAWGEQQRREIEILKRNESFRKEFLQNLSHEFKTPVFAIQGYIETLLQGAMEDPQTNARFLQKASRNVERLVNLIQDLDEISRLERGELKLNKQGFVIQDVVKEVFESLSLKAEQHHITFTFKKGCEQPLGVYADKEKIRQVITNLVDNSIKYGKEGGTTTASMYNTDGKNILIEISDDGMGIPDAHLPRIFERFYRTDAGRNRDVAGSGLGLAICKHIIEAHGHSIHVRSSEGVGTTIGFTLRARRET
- a CDS encoding response regulator transcription factor; translated protein: MDNHSRKVLIADDEPDILEILKYNLIKEGYQVITAQNGDEAIIKAQQTQPDLVVLDMMMPGKTGMQVCEIMRAQPQFKDTLIMFLTALNDEATQIKGLTTGADDYISKPVSPNVFITKVQSLLRRAKTPDSKVVEVNGLKIDPERFIIIYNGQEFTLAKKEFELLYLLASKPGRVFLRNEILSQVWGNDVIVGDRTIDVHIRKIRQKLGVDCITTVKGVGYKFELTC